CAATTGCTTCATGAATCAAAGAGCTAAACCTGGAGATTAATAAAGAAGAGCTTTGTAGCTGCTGATGTACTTTTGCCGCATTCGAACCTATTACATGTGGGTTATTAATAGGACGTGGCTCTCTGGGATGTTGAGATATGAAATAAGGAATTTTTAGCTCTTCTAATGAGCTGGTAATATCGTCTAACCACCAATCTCGCACATCCTCATGAATGCCATAGGTGAAGTTGGAGTTAATCATTACATAGTCTTCACTGGGGCGGGGAATGGCGGTTAGATGCTCATAGCGGGGATTGCCTGTAATAAAAAACAAACGACGTGGTAGCAAGGTAGTGGTTTTTACCCCTTGAACCAAGGGGTAGGTTGCTCTTTCCATTCGCCTCATTGGAGTATTAAAGTCAATAATAGACTCTTGCATACAAAAAGTAGGCTTTCCAAAACTTTGAAAGATATAGTTTATATATTTTTCCACATGCCCCCAATCTACTGCAAACAGCAGGCAGTCACTTGCATCCAGTATTGCTTTTGACAGTTTTTCCGCTTCTATTCCATTATTTCTTAAAGCAGACACAGCCCCTTCATCTTTCCAAGGGTGATAGAAGAAGCGCATTTGAGGTAAATGACGATACACCGGCAACAACAATTGAACAATTGTGTCACTGGATGGATAGGCTGCAATTGAGCTCTGCACGGAAGTTGATGGCGTTGGAATAGTTTCGAACCCTAAAGTGCAATTACTTTTTGGTAGCACCTCTACCGCCCGGCTAAACAAAGACTCTTCTACTATCCATTCAGTTGAAGAGTCATAATAATTACTGAGTGTGTCAAGTACTTCATCTGTATCTACCCAAAATGCTTTTGCATGGGGGTGCTCTTGTAGTGCCTTTTGTACAAAGGGCAAGTTTGAGTGGAATAAGTATATTTTCATTTTGTATTATTTTTTTTCGTTGTTAAAACATCAGCAAAAATAAAAACAAAGCCAGTAGCCAACTTAATATAATACCCCAAAGTGCTTTTTTATTGATATCCTGCGGGCGGATAGGTAAGTGGCGATATACCAAAGAGGCAGAGTAGCCGACATAAAAAATATTTCCCAGCAATAAACTAAGGGGAAATGCGGTTAACCCAAGCAAAGGAAAAGTAATAAATAAAGAGCATAGATGTATAATACCTGCTACCCCATTAGCTATGTGCCACAGTATGTGATTAGAGAGACTATATAGTTGCAAATGCATAGCCCCATAGCGCTCAATACCGTAAGCCAATACCAGTAAAAACCACACTGTATTGCTCACAAAGCCGGCCTCACTTTGCAGTAGCTGCAGCACCCACTCATGCAAGAAGCCTACTGCTACTGTAGCAGAGGCAAACACCAGCAAACTCATCCATATCCCTCTGTAAGCTATCTGGGTTAGCTCCCTCCACTGATTGCGGGCATACAGGATAGTCATTTCAGGCAAGCGACTATAAAAAGGAGCACGTGAGAAGTCTGAAATGGTACCTATTAACTTTACTGCCAACTGATACGCCCCTGCTTGCGCCAAAGGAACAAACTTCACCAACATAAGCGCAGAAGCCCTCACTAAGCCGGTACCCGCCAGCAACCCTATACCACTGCGCCATACTGCTTGCCACACCACATTGAATATATTTTTATCGAAGGGCATTATCTTTAAGTGTGGCAGCTTTGAGCGAACTAAGAATGCATTTCGCACAACCGTAAGCACATACCAAGTGCATTGCACCACAATTACCCAGTAGATATTACGAGTCAGCAGATAAGTAATGATGGCAGATAGCAGACCTAATGAGCCAAAGAGGATTTCCCAACGATTTAACAAAGCTATATGGTTGGTGCCGGTAAGCGTGCTGATATAAAGATTTCCAAACAAACGTGCCCCCCCGCCTAAAATCAAAAAAAGTAGCGCCCACAACATTTCATAACGATATGCGTCAAAAGACTCCAAGCCTTTTAGCTCAGGATAGAACACAAAAGCACTATACAACAACACCAACACAACAGCTGCTATTGCCAAAAACATATAAATGCGCCTTGACACCCCATAAATTTTCCCCATCAAATCCCAATTAACAGCTCCGTGCTCTGCCGGTAGCAACTTACCGTGCTTATCTACATCCAGGCGCCGGACCCCGGCAAAAGCATAAGAGAAAGCGCGTGAAAAAGACTGCATAAGTCCTAAGTCAAAGATGAGCAGAAAGTCAATCATTGTCTGAAAGGTCATCCATATGGATACTTCTTCCTCAGGGGACTCATGCAGAATCAAAGGCAACAAAAAAGCCCATCCCCCTAATTTCACCAAAAAATTACCCCAGGTGGTGAAGGTAGGGGAATGAAACAGTCTATAAAATACTTTTTTTAGCTTTTGTCGCATTGTATGAAAGGGAGGTTATCCGGGAAAGTTAAGCGTTCCCCTCCTGAATCATGCGTAACAGGTTGTTCACAGCCATTAGCCCTTGACGTTCCACACTCTGAAAAGTACGCGAGCCAATATGTGGGGTAATAATCACTCTATCTAAGGCTTTTAAAGGATGGTTGGGCGGCATAGGCTCCTCATCTAACACATCGGTGCAGTAGCCTGCCAAAATATCTTCATTCAAAGCCTGTATAATAGTTTCATTGCTAACCAAACCTGCCCGCGCTGTATTGATAAGCAGCAACCCTGCTTGATTGGCCGCTTTCAATAGTTCGATATTGATAATGTTTTGAGTTTGAGGGGTCAAGGGTAAATGCAAACTAAGTACGTCAATTCCCCGCAGTAAATCTGTAAGTGAATCAGCTACTACAAGGTTGTGAGTTTCCACAAAATTTTTGTCTATCTGAATGTCATATACTTTCACATTCAACCCAAAGGCTTTTAAAAGTGCCGCGGTTTCTTTACCTATGGCCCCCAGCCCCAGTATGCCGGCTGTTTTGCCTTGCACCTCATGACCAACATAGCGCACCCATTTGCCTGCTTTGGTAATGTTGTATTCAAGATGAATATGGCGATAAAAACACAGCATCAGAGCCATGACATGCTCGGCTACCGCTCTGCTGTTCACGCCGGGGCAGTTGGTCACTTGAATACCCAAACGCTTGGCTGCCTCCAAATCAATCTTATCAAGTCCCACACCATACTTAGATATATATTTTAGACGCCCTGCTTTGCCTTTTTCAAGCACTTGTGCATTAAGCTCATCATCACCACAAAGTAAAGCATCGAACTTATCGATAACAGGCAATAGTTCTTCTGCTTTGAGCGGCCCCCGCATGGTTTCTATCTCAAAACCTTGAGCATATAGAAGATCTTGATGCTTACCGGGTGTATCTTGAAATGAAGTTGTTGTAAGTAGTACTTTCATTATGCCATTAGTTCTATAAGTTGCTCAAAATCAGCAAAACGCAATCCATTAAAGTCGTAAAACAGTGCTTTGTTATCTTCATGCACCCGCAGGGCAAAGTGTAAATTGTAGGCTTTGGCAGCCTCGTAATCAGAGGCGGCATCGCCCAAAAAGAGGGTTTCTTGCGGATGCAAAGCATATTTTTCCAGTAAAGCTTCCACCCAACTCTTTTTGTTGGTTGGCGATCCGCAAATTTCCACAAAAAAATGTTCTATCCCACGTGCTCTTGCAATTTTTTTCATTTCTTCTGTTGGTGTTCCGGTGATAATCCAATAACGGCATTGGTCTTGAAAACGCTCAAGAAACTTTCTTGCTCCACGTACCTCCGGCGAAGCGATTACCCCTTGGACCACCAACTCAGAAAACTGCCGGGC
The nucleotide sequence above comes from Chitinophagales bacterium. Encoded proteins:
- a CDS encoding 2-hydroxyacid dehydrogenase codes for the protein MKVLLTTTSFQDTPGKHQDLLYAQGFEIETMRGPLKAEELLPVIDKFDALLCGDDELNAQVLEKGKAGRLKYISKYGVGLDKIDLEAAKRLGIQVTNCPGVNSRAVAEHVMALMLCFYRHIHLEYNITKAGKWVRYVGHEVQGKTAGILGLGAIGKETAALLKAFGLNVKVYDIQIDKNFVETHNLVVADSLTDLLRGIDVLSLHLPLTPQTQNIINIELLKAANQAGLLLINTARAGLVSNETIIQALNEDILAGYCTDVLDEEPMPPNHPLKALDRVIITPHIGSRTFQSVERQGLMAVNNLLRMIQEGNA
- a CDS encoding haloacid dehalogenase; amino-acid sequence: MNRAMSTIKMNQIKNIFFDFDGVLADSLHVKTKAFYELYLPYGELVAQKVMKHHLENGGVSRYEKFKIYHRDFLGKSISEEEVQRLARQFSELVVQGVIASPEVRGARKFLERFQDQCRYWIITGTPTEEMKKIARARGIEHFFVEICGSPTNKKSWVEALLEKYALHPQETLFLGDAASDYEAAKAYNLHFALRVHEDNKALFYDFNGLRFADFEQLIELMA